In the genome of Massilia sp. PAMC28688, one region contains:
- a CDS encoding DNA-3-methyladenine glycosylase I, which produces MTHMTPMHPVRCSWANLANPRYLAYHDEEWGVPCHDENRLFEMLNLEGAQAGLSWETILNKRDSYRAAFDGWDAHKIAAYGPDKVAELLANPGIVRNKLKVAAAITNAQAYLRLRDEGSSLDQYLWAFVDGTPIVNRFDRESRPAKTALSDQISKDLARRGFKFVGSTIIYAYMQGIGMVNDHDVTCFRHGA; this is translated from the coding sequence ATGACTCACATGACTCCCATGCATCCCGTGCGCTGCTCCTGGGCCAACCTGGCCAATCCCCGCTACCTCGCCTACCATGACGAGGAATGGGGCGTTCCCTGTCACGACGAAAACCGCCTGTTTGAAATGCTCAACCTCGAAGGCGCGCAGGCTGGCCTGAGCTGGGAAACCATCTTGAACAAGCGCGATAGCTACCGCGCCGCCTTTGACGGCTGGGATGCGCACAAGATTGCAGCCTACGGGCCTGACAAGGTCGCCGAGCTGCTGGCCAATCCCGGCATCGTGCGCAACAAGCTCAAGGTCGCTGCCGCCATTACCAACGCCCAAGCCTACCTGCGCTTGCGCGATGAAGGCAGCTCGCTCGACCAGTACCTGTGGGCCTTTGTTGATGGGACGCCGATTGTCAATCGCTTCGACCGCGAGTCGCGCCCGGCCAAGACAGCGCTGTCGGACCAGATCTCGAAAGACCTGGCCAGGCGCGGCTTCAAGTTTGTCGGCTCCACCATCATTTATGCGTACATGCAGGGCATTGGCATGGTCAACGATCACGACGTCACCTGCTTTCGCCACGGTGCCTGA
- a CDS encoding HAMP domain-containing sensor histidine kinase encodes MDETHTTMAPDGAMAEKDMPEHGAADEATGSNELFLFLASTAHDMKNSISVLSGTLETLLADTEPASEEQARVAYPQMAHMLYQTKRLNDNLIQLLALYKQVGKPEYPFDIQPLEMGDLMEQVISAERVLLKSKNITLVTDFDPALIWHFDEDLIIGVVGHAINNAINYTRDTIRVAIACVDGCLEIRVEDNGRGYPAAMLEAGVQAMSGKRTGVNFLTNSTGLGLYFSSEVAKMHKHRARSGSLQLENGGAFGGGCFVLRLP; translated from the coding sequence ATGGACGAAACGCATACCACAATGGCGCCCGACGGCGCCATGGCGGAGAAGGACATGCCGGAGCACGGTGCCGCGGACGAGGCGACCGGCTCCAATGAGCTGTTCCTGTTCCTGGCATCGACCGCGCACGACATGAAGAATTCCATCAGTGTCCTGAGCGGCACGCTGGAAACCCTGCTGGCCGATACCGAGCCGGCGAGCGAGGAGCAGGCCCGGGTTGCCTATCCGCAGATGGCGCACATGCTGTACCAGACCAAGCGCCTGAACGACAACCTGATCCAGCTGCTGGCGCTGTACAAGCAGGTGGGCAAGCCGGAATACCCGTTTGACATTCAGCCGCTTGAAATGGGCGACCTGATGGAGCAGGTCATCTCGGCCGAGCGGGTCCTGCTCAAGTCCAAGAACATCACCCTGGTGACCGATTTCGATCCGGCCCTGATCTGGCACTTCGATGAAGACCTGATCATCGGCGTGGTTGGCCATGCGATCAACAATGCCATCAACTACACCCGCGATACCATCCGCGTGGCCATCGCCTGCGTCGACGGCTGCCTGGAAATCCGGGTGGAAGACAATGGCCGCGGCTATCCGGCAGCCATGCTGGAGGCGGGCGTGCAGGCCATGAGCGGCAAGCGCACCGGCGTGAACTTCCTGACCAACAGCACTGGACTGGGCCTGTATTTTTCGAGCGAGGTGGCCAAGATGCACAAACACCGTGCGCGCAGCGGAAGCCTGCAGCTGGAAAACGGCGGTGCCTTCGGCGGCGGATGTTTTGTTCTGAGGCTGCCATGA
- the mnmC gene encoding FAD-dependent 5-carboxymethylaminomethyl-2-thiouridine(34) oxidoreductase MnmC — translation MYWQGRAHFTIFDSSFGDGRRFEALCAAWRADPQRSARLHYIALDAGRLPGMHRIPQLDARITLDLVALPLNGALAQLDARLNAIFLRGDDAPDASFARTLARLCEPGAALQAHALTLVQTHALSGAGFACMTDPDGGLRGSFTTRKPPSPWARQAQAERRAIVIGAGLAGSAACERLTHRGWQVTLVERHAHPAGEASGNLAGIYMPLLSRDDNIMTRLTRAAFLYAGRYWEGLDGIAGQACGVLQLARDSGHADVQRAIAAAHHYPPDYARWLDSAEAGAMLGSAAPDGAWLFPRAGWAQPSSVCRAMLARCGDRLTQRLGTGPVTLQRGGAEWVVLNSAGDALAQAPVVVVASGTGARTMAQTCALPLDSVRGQVTHLAQGQVPALPFVLCREAYLTPGPDGTHSLGASYDAHGDPQLRADSQLQNLEKIRSLLGDPGIGIDAPLAGRVGFRCVAPDRLPLVGALPAQPAQGRIERLRDVTRAAGLYGLLGYASRGLTWAPLAAELLASQLDNEPLPLEAELAEALDPARFIVRARRRV, via the coding sequence ATGTACTGGCAAGGCCGCGCGCATTTCACGATTTTCGACAGCAGCTTTGGCGACGGCCGCCGCTTTGAAGCGCTGTGCGCGGCGTGGCGCGCCGACCCGCAGCGCAGTGCGCGCCTGCACTACATTGCGCTGGATGCCGGCCGGCTTCCCGGCATGCACCGCATCCCCCAGCTTGATGCCCGCATCACGCTCGACCTGGTCGCGCTGCCCTTGAATGGCGCCCTGGCGCAGCTCGATGCACGCCTGAACGCCATCTTCCTGCGCGGCGACGATGCGCCCGATGCGTCATTCGCGCGCACGCTGGCGCGCCTGTGCGAGCCGGGGGCCGCGCTGCAGGCCCACGCGCTCACGCTGGTGCAAACGCACGCACTGTCCGGCGCCGGCTTTGCCTGCATGACGGACCCGGATGGTGGCCTGCGCGGCAGCTTCACCACCCGCAAGCCGCCGTCGCCATGGGCGCGCCAGGCGCAAGCCGAGCGGCGCGCGATTGTCATCGGCGCAGGGCTTGCCGGCTCCGCCGCCTGCGAGCGCCTGACCCACCGCGGCTGGCAAGTAACGCTGGTGGAGCGCCATGCCCATCCCGCCGGCGAGGCGTCCGGCAACCTGGCCGGCATCTACATGCCGCTGCTGTCGCGCGACGACAACATCATGACGCGGCTGACCCGCGCCGCCTTCCTGTACGCCGGGCGCTACTGGGAGGGGCTGGACGGTATTGCGGGGCAGGCCTGCGGCGTGCTGCAGCTGGCGCGCGACAGCGGCCATGCCGACGTCCAGCGCGCCATTGCCGCCGCCCACCACTATCCCCCCGATTATGCGCGCTGGCTGGACAGCGCCGAAGCCGGCGCCATGCTGGGATCGGCGGCACCGGACGGCGCCTGGCTGTTTCCGCGGGCTGGCTGGGCCCAGCCGTCATCGGTGTGCCGCGCCATGCTGGCAAGGTGCGGCGACAGGCTCACGCAGCGGCTTGGCACGGGGCCGGTCACCCTGCAGCGCGGCGGCGCCGAATGGGTGGTGCTGAACAGCGCCGGCGACGCGCTGGCGCAGGCGCCGGTGGTGGTCGTGGCCAGCGGTACCGGCGCCAGGACCATGGCCCAGACGTGCGCGCTGCCCCTGGACAGCGTGCGCGGCCAGGTCACCCACCTGGCGCAAGGCCAGGTGCCGGCGCTGCCGTTCGTGCTGTGCCGCGAAGCCTATCTCACGCCCGGCCCGGACGGCACCCACAGCCTGGGCGCCAGCTACGATGCCCACGGCGACCCCCAGCTGCGCGCCGACAGCCAGCTCCAGAACCTGGAAAAGATCCGTTCGCTGCTGGGCGACCCTGGCATCGGTATCGATGCCCCGCTCGCGGGGCGGGTGGGCTTTCGCTGCGTGGCACCGGACCGTTTGCCGCTGGTGGGCGCCTTGCCGGCCCAGCCTGCGCAAGGGCGCATCGAGCGCCTGCGCGACGTGACGCGCGCCGCCGGGCTGTATGGCCTGCTGGGCTACGCCTCACGCGGCCTCACCTGGGCGCCGCTGGCTGCGGAGTTGCTGGCTTCACAACTTGACAATGAGCCACTGCCACTGGAGGCGGAGCTGGCCGAGGCCCTCGATCCGGCCCGGTTTATCGTCCGTGCGCGGCGCCGGGTGTGA
- a CDS encoding AEC family transporter, giving the protein MTAIVAITFPFFALVLAGYIAVRRGWLPQLAIPGLNTFVLFFGLPCLLYRFSAGTPVSQLFAPALFSLYLACALVTVGLAVAVARLRGMDWNNAAFGALVAAFPNTGFMGVPLLAALLGSRASAPLIAALMVDLVLTSSLCIALSRRGHGRHGQGSLAAAGQALGAVVRNPLPWGIFLGAAASGLGLTLIAPMMTTVNMLADAASPVALFTIGAVLARAQAQAGLAGSGWSAAAPGTVIKLVVHPALIYTLGYLAMGAGLPLDDAAWSALVLVAALPSANNVAMLAERYGADTGHVARITLATTVLSFLSFSAAVALLR; this is encoded by the coding sequence ATGACTGCCATTGTCGCCATCACGTTTCCCTTTTTCGCCCTGGTCCTGGCCGGCTATATCGCCGTACGCCGGGGCTGGCTGCCGCAGCTCGCCATTCCGGGCTTGAATACCTTTGTCCTGTTCTTTGGCTTGCCATGCCTGCTGTACCGTTTCAGCGCGGGCACGCCGGTGTCGCAGCTGTTCGCGCCGGCGTTGTTCAGCCTGTACCTTGCCTGTGCCCTGGTCACGGTGGGGCTGGCTGTTGCCGTCGCGCGCCTGCGCGGCATGGATTGGAACAACGCCGCTTTCGGTGCGCTGGTCGCCGCCTTTCCCAATACCGGCTTCATGGGCGTGCCCCTGCTGGCGGCCCTGCTGGGCAGCCGCGCCTCCGCCCCCCTGATCGCCGCGCTGATGGTGGACCTGGTCCTCACCAGTTCGCTGTGCATCGCCTTGTCCCGGCGCGGGCACGGCCGGCACGGGCAAGGCAGCCTTGCCGCCGCTGGCCAGGCCTTGGGGGCAGTGGTGCGTAACCCACTGCCCTGGGGTATTTTCCTGGGCGCCGCAGCATCCGGCCTGGGCCTGACCCTGATCGCGCCCATGATGACAACGGTAAACATGCTGGCTGATGCCGCCTCGCCGGTTGCGCTGTTCACCATTGGCGCCGTGCTGGCGCGGGCCCAGGCCCAGGCCGGCCTTGCCGGCAGCGGCTGGAGCGCCGCCGCGCCCGGAACCGTGATCAAGCTGGTGGTCCACCCGGCGCTCATATACACCCTCGGCTACCTGGCCATGGGCGCCGGACTGCCGCTCGATGACGCCGCCTGGAGCGCCCTGGTCCTGGTGGCGGCCTTGCCTAGCGCCAACAATGTAGCCATGCTGGCCGAGCGCTACGGTGCCGATACCGGCCACGTGGCGCGCATTACGCTGGCCACGACTGTCTTGTCGTTCCTGAGCTTTTCCGCTGCCGTGGCTTTATTGCGCTAG
- a CDS encoding sugar MFS transporter: protein MEHVSQPAALRSTQAGQGSNTGPLIIVTILFFMWGLLTSLNDVLIPHLKSVYTLTYVQAMLVQFCFFGAYFVVSLPAGILIKKIGYQNGAVTGLVIAAAGCAMFYPAATSSYAVFLLALFVMASGITILQVAANPYVTELGDPQTASSRLTLTQAFNSLGTTVAPTLGGMLILGGVVLGAQELAQLPAAEQAAYRAREASMVQGPYLALAGALLALAVTFAMARLPKITHAEPVGSLAARDGAGSALSHPHLVLGAVGIFLYVGGEVSIGSFLINFMAEPSIAGLSHADAAKYVSFYWGGAMVGRFIGFAVMRYVSPGKALAFNAACSIALILLATFSSGKVAMWAILAVGLCNSIMFPTIFSMALNKLGALTGQGSGILCMAIVGGALVPFAQGFLADSIGLQLSFLVPAACYIFILYYGLRFAGMYDKA, encoded by the coding sequence ATGGAACACGTATCACAGCCGGCGGCGCTGCGCAGCACGCAGGCCGGGCAGGGCAGCAATACCGGGCCGCTCATCATCGTCACCATCCTGTTTTTCATGTGGGGCCTTCTGACCTCGCTCAACGACGTGCTCATTCCGCACCTGAAGTCGGTGTACACCCTCACCTACGTACAGGCGATGCTGGTGCAGTTCTGCTTTTTTGGCGCCTACTTCGTGGTGTCCCTGCCGGCCGGCATCCTGATCAAGAAGATCGGCTATCAGAACGGCGCCGTGACGGGCCTGGTAATTGCCGCCGCCGGCTGCGCCATGTTCTATCCCGCTGCCACGTCCAGTTATGCCGTGTTCCTGCTGGCGCTGTTCGTCATGGCCTCCGGCATCACCATCCTGCAGGTGGCGGCCAATCCCTATGTGACCGAACTGGGTGATCCGCAGACCGCTTCCAGTCGCCTCACCCTGACCCAGGCGTTCAATTCCCTCGGCACCACCGTGGCGCCGACGCTGGGCGGCATGCTGATTCTGGGCGGCGTGGTACTGGGCGCGCAAGAGCTGGCGCAGCTGCCTGCGGCCGAGCAGGCCGCCTACCGTGCCAGGGAAGCGTCCATGGTGCAGGGGCCTTACCTGGCACTGGCTGGCGCCTTGCTGGCGCTGGCGGTGACGTTTGCCATGGCGCGCCTGCCAAAGATCACGCATGCCGAGCCGGTAGGAAGCCTGGCGGCCAGGGATGGCGCAGGGTCTGCCCTGTCCCATCCGCACCTGGTGCTGGGCGCGGTCGGTATCTTCCTGTATGTGGGCGGCGAAGTCAGTATCGGCAGCTTCCTGATCAATTTCATGGCCGAACCGTCGATTGCCGGGCTGTCGCACGCGGACGCTGCCAAGTACGTCAGCTTTTACTGGGGTGGCGCCATGGTGGGACGCTTCATCGGCTTTGCCGTGATGCGCTACGTCAGCCCTGGCAAGGCGCTGGCCTTTAATGCTGCCTGTTCCATTGCCCTGATTTTGCTGGCGACTTTTTCCAGCGGAAAAGTGGCGATGTGGGCGATCCTGGCGGTGGGTCTGTGCAACTCGATCATGTTCCCCACCATCTTCAGCATGGCACTGAACAAGCTCGGCGCCCTGACGGGGCAGGGGTCCGGCATCCTGTGCATGGCGATCGTCGGTGGTGCGCTGGTGCCGTTTGCGCAGGGCTTTTTGGCCGACAGCATCGGGCTGCAACTGTCATTTTTGGTGCCTGCAGCTTGCTATATCTTTATCCTGTACTACGGGCTGCGCTTTGCCGGCATGTACGACAAGGCGTAA
- a CDS encoding glucokinase, giving the protein MITETARFVDGPRLLADVGGTNARFAIETAPRQFEAVAVLPCSGYSSLGAAAACYLGAVGEHAAGIRHAAIAIANPVDGDSVKMTNHSWSFSTAALREELDLSTLLVVNDFTALAMALPHLRPSQRTRIGGGVELPGRTIGLIGPGTGLGVSGIVPVDGRWAPLASEGGHASFAPGDDTEIAIMQALWRQYGHASAERLLSGPGLELIYRVLSGQEKSAALITEQALAGMDAACVRTVDCFCAVLGSVAGSVALTLGATGGMYIGGGIVPRLGHLFAQSPFRARFEAKGRLQPYLERIPTFLITEQYPAFLGVSAILSEQPVHRH; this is encoded by the coding sequence ATGATCACCGAGACCGCGCGCTTTGTGGACGGGCCGCGCCTGCTGGCCGATGTGGGCGGCACCAATGCCCGCTTCGCCATCGAAACCGCTCCGCGCCAGTTCGAGGCGGTGGCTGTCCTGCCTTGCAGCGGCTATTCATCACTCGGCGCGGCCGCCGCATGCTACCTGGGTGCGGTTGGCGAACACGCCGCCGGGATCAGGCACGCGGCCATCGCCATCGCCAACCCGGTCGATGGCGACAGCGTAAAGATGACCAATCACTCGTGGAGCTTTTCCACCGCTGCCCTGCGCGAGGAACTGGACTTGTCCACGCTGCTGGTGGTGAATGATTTTACGGCGCTGGCCATGGCGCTGCCGCACCTGCGTCCATCGCAGCGCACGCGCATCGGCGGCGGGGTGGAGCTGCCGGGCCGCACCATTGGCCTGATCGGCCCTGGGACCGGCCTGGGGGTATCCGGCATTGTCCCGGTGGACGGGCGCTGGGCGCCATTGGCGAGCGAAGGCGGTCACGCCAGCTTCGCGCCCGGGGATGACACCGAGATCGCCATCATGCAGGCACTGTGGCGTCAGTATGGCCACGCGTCGGCCGAGCGGCTGCTGTCGGGCCCCGGTCTTGAGCTGATCTACCGCGTCCTGTCGGGGCAGGAAAAGAGCGCGGCGCTCATCACCGAACAGGCGCTGGCGGGCATGGATGCCGCTTGCGTGCGCACGGTCGATTGCTTTTGTGCTGTACTGGGATCGGTGGCCGGCAGCGTGGCGCTGACCCTGGGCGCCACTGGCGGCATGTACATTGGCGGCGGCATCGTGCCGCGCCTGGGGCACCTGTTTGCCCAGTCGCCGTTCAGGGCGCGCTTTGAAGCCAAGGGCCGGCTGCAGCCATACCTTGAACGGATACCCACGTTTTTGATCACAGAACAATACCCGGCCTTCCTCGGCGTGTCGGCAATATTGTCCGAACAGCCGGTCCACCGGCACTGA
- a CDS encoding GGDEF domain-containing protein, translating into MFVSDAELALLEAKLPALDDPARLHHVVKLAWHLRQRDAMLARSLAREATDLLSACPDAERGLAEARLMLVEGEQRWLMGELDEARGLAEQALMECEQQGDAIGSADARWLRAWIDVDRGDAIEGAADLAIAAAAAGDAGDAVRAGVLQAAAALFAVFSDDQAHPGQGRGAAAVGDSATAPLAVAGWLHDLEGSRAFQACDFEHAIGPMMQAFDAARITGQMRRAINLATNIGIAYGSLHAHDSALEWMQRGLVLARPTGWPMSVGQCLMQTAQVLLQLGRRNEALSMLDEALATLAHLQGARAYAVALECRGDLALDGGDYTRALDCFIRLEERGEQLRQFDFHSGALRGQAHALSSLDRPQEAQARAQSALALARERGDGYNQIAALTVLALIHTRHAVPDPVPMFGPNAALHFLRQAMTVAATIEGYTVPADLLDAVASEYASVGEHARAYEVALRAGAARDAAHAQEAERRDAAMQVKYRADAARTEASYQRRIAAAEAMRAAVIKQSSATLEHLVAIGQEITTHLEAPAVLRALDRHVHGLLDATLFAIYLIDADGNGLSCAFGTDAGRSMDAVRLSLTDQDSDSARCVRERREIMTGPGMPEVSGQSATSSRLFVPLLIGERVIGAMTVQSLAADAYGERERLIFRSLCAYGAIALDNAAAYRQVAATLAKLGSTQAQLVEKNAELERAYAALEDVSMTDQLTGLRNRRFFLQNVDSEVGMSLRRYDDPLRSMEHELGGPGKDLVFFMVDIDHFKEVNDRYGHAAGDAVLVQMQERLREVFRETDYLIRWGGEEFLVLARATHRDDAKLVAERMRKAVAQRGFMLADGTYLQKTCSIGFACFPFVPNEPRLLSWSEVVELADQALYLVKRSGRNGWAAIYSTPDTQYEELFPRMLHQLEQAVADGEATLVTSIDDVQLGAGAKTRRLMNAA; encoded by the coding sequence ATGTTTGTAAGCGATGCGGAACTGGCGCTGCTGGAGGCAAAGCTGCCCGCGCTGGACGATCCCGCACGGCTGCACCATGTCGTCAAGCTTGCATGGCACCTGCGCCAGCGCGACGCCATGCTGGCCCGGTCCCTCGCGCGCGAAGCGACCGACCTGCTCAGCGCCTGTCCGGATGCCGAACGTGGCCTGGCCGAGGCAAGGCTCATGCTCGTCGAAGGCGAACAGCGCTGGCTGATGGGCGAGCTCGATGAAGCGCGTGGCCTGGCCGAACAGGCTCTCATGGAATGCGAGCAGCAGGGCGACGCCATCGGCAGTGCCGATGCGCGCTGGCTGCGGGCGTGGATCGATGTGGACCGGGGCGATGCCATCGAGGGCGCAGCCGATCTGGCCATTGCTGCCGCAGCAGCAGGTGACGCCGGCGACGCCGTGCGCGCCGGCGTGCTGCAGGCTGCTGCAGCTCTGTTTGCCGTATTTTCGGACGATCAGGCGCATCCGGGGCAGGGCCGTGGCGCTGCCGCCGTCGGCGACAGCGCCACGGCGCCGCTGGCAGTGGCGGGCTGGCTGCATGACCTGGAAGGCAGCCGTGCCTTCCAGGCATGCGACTTTGAACATGCCATCGGCCCCATGATGCAAGCGTTTGACGCGGCGCGCATAACTGGCCAGATGCGGCGCGCAATCAACCTTGCCACCAACATCGGCATTGCCTACGGCAGCCTGCACGCGCACGACAGCGCCCTGGAATGGATGCAGCGCGGCCTGGTGCTGGCCCGGCCCACGGGCTGGCCCATGAGCGTGGGCCAGTGCCTGATGCAGACCGCGCAGGTGCTGCTGCAGCTGGGGCGGCGCAATGAGGCCTTGTCGATGCTCGACGAAGCGCTGGCCACGCTGGCCCACCTGCAGGGCGCGCGTGCCTATGCCGTGGCGCTGGAATGCCGCGGCGACCTGGCCCTGGACGGTGGCGATTACACGCGCGCGCTTGACTGTTTCATTCGCCTGGAAGAACGCGGCGAACAGCTGCGCCAGTTCGATTTCCACAGTGGCGCGCTGCGCGGCCAGGCCCATGCCCTGTCCAGTCTGGACCGTCCCCAGGAAGCGCAGGCCAGGGCGCAGTCAGCACTGGCGCTGGCCCGCGAGCGCGGCGACGGCTACAACCAGATTGCAGCCCTGACCGTGCTGGCGCTGATCCACACCCGCCACGCCGTGCCCGATCCGGTGCCCATGTTCGGCCCCAACGCAGCGCTGCACTTCCTGCGCCAGGCCATGACGGTGGCCGCCACCATCGAGGGCTATACCGTGCCGGCCGACCTGCTTGATGCCGTGGCCAGCGAGTATGCAAGCGTGGGCGAGCACGCCCGCGCGTACGAGGTGGCCCTGCGCGCCGGCGCTGCGCGCGACGCGGCCCATGCCCAGGAGGCAGAGCGCCGCGACGCTGCCATGCAGGTCAAGTACCGCGCCGACGCGGCCCGCACCGAGGCCTCGTATCAGCGCCGCATTGCTGCGGCAGAAGCGATGCGCGCCGCCGTCATCAAGCAAAGCAGCGCCACGCTCGAACACCTGGTTGCCATTGGCCAGGAAATTACGACCCACCTGGAAGCGCCGGCTGTATTGCGTGCGCTCGACCGCCACGTGCACGGGCTGCTGGACGCCACCCTGTTTGCAATCTACCTGATCGATGCTGACGGCAATGGCCTGAGCTGCGCCTTTGGCACCGACGCCGGCCGCTCGATGGACGCGGTGCGCCTGTCGCTCACTGACCAAGACAGCGACAGCGCGCGCTGCGTGCGCGAGCGGCGCGAAATCATGACCGGCCCCGGCATGCCCGAAGTTAGCGGGCAGTCGGCCACCAGCAGCCGCCTGTTCGTGCCGCTCCTGATTGGCGAACGTGTCATTGGCGCCATGACCGTGCAGTCGCTGGCCGCCGACGCCTATGGTGAGCGTGAGCGGCTGATCTTCCGTTCGCTGTGCGCCTACGGCGCCATTGCCCTGGATAATGCGGCGGCCTATCGCCAGGTGGCCGCGACCCTGGCCAAGCTTGGCAGCACCCAGGCGCAGCTGGTCGAGAAGAATGCCGAACTTGAGCGTGCCTACGCCGCGCTGGAGGACGTGAGCATGACCGACCAGCTGACTGGCCTGCGCAACCGCCGCTTCTTCCTGCAGAACGTGGACAGTGAAGTGGGCATGAGCCTGCGCCGCTATGACGATCCCTTGCGCAGCATGGAGCATGAGCTGGGCGGGCCGGGCAAGGACCTGGTGTTCTTCATGGTCGATATTGACCACTTCAAGGAAGTGAACGACCGCTATGGCCACGCCGCGGGCGACGCGGTACTGGTGCAGATGCAGGAGCGCCTGCGCGAAGTGTTCCGTGAAACGGACTACCTGATCCGCTGGGGTGGCGAGGAATTCCTGGTGCTGGCACGGGCCACCCATCGCGATGACGCGAAGTTGGTCGCTGAGCGCATGCGCAAGGCTGTGGCGCAGCGCGGCTTCATGCTGGCCGACGGCACCTATCTGCAAAAGACCTGCTCCATCGGCTTTGCGTGCTTTCCCTTCGTGCCGAACGAGCCGCGCCTGCTCTCATGGTCGGAGGTGGTGGAGCTGGCCGACCAGGCCCTGTACCTGGTCAAGCGCTCCGGCCGCAATGGCTGGGCGGCCATTTACAGCACGCCGGACACCCAGTATGAGGAACTGTTCCCGCGCATGCTCCACCAGCTCGAACAGGCCGTCGCCGATGGTGAAGCCACACTCGTGACCAGCATCGACGATGTGCAGCTGGGGGCCGGTGCCAAGACACGGCGCCTGATGAACGCCGCCTGA
- a CDS encoding DUF4142 domain-containing protein, with product MLKSHFKKGALAVAVLVALGAVFSAGAQGAGRQSGSAGQAGAAGQSGAPGQAAGAQPASTPSAGKLNAADQRMLKTMAINHMAEIEAGRMAQAKTGSDEVKTFAQRMIDDHTKALEDVRQLAQAKGASLPTELDRTSKRKAARLAALSGDAFDRAYMAEAGVADHKRSHALLRQAQSRAQDPDLQALAARMLPVVDQHLDSAQELHKHTSMGSSRTQGKTGSSEKQE from the coding sequence ATGCTGAAGAGCCATTTCAAGAAGGGAGCGCTGGCCGTGGCTGTCCTGGTCGCGCTCGGTGCAGTGTTCAGTGCCGGTGCCCAGGGGGCGGGCCGCCAGAGCGGCAGCGCAGGCCAGGCAGGCGCGGCGGGGCAAAGCGGCGCCCCGGGGCAGGCGGCCGGCGCGCAACCGGCCAGCACACCGTCGGCCGGCAAGCTCAATGCAGCCGATCAGCGCATGCTCAAGACCATGGCCATCAATCATATGGCGGAGATCGAAGCCGGCCGCATGGCGCAGGCCAAAACCGGCAGCGACGAGGTGAAAACCTTCGCCCAGCGCATGATCGACGACCATACCAAAGCGCTCGAGGATGTCCGGCAGCTGGCGCAGGCCAAGGGTGCCTCGCTCCCCACGGAACTGGACAGGACAAGCAAGCGCAAGGCGGCCAGGCTTGCCGCGCTGTCGGGCGACGCGTTCGACCGTGCTTACATGGCCGAGGCGGGCGTGGCCGATCACAAGCGCAGCCATGCCCTGCTGCGCCAGGCGCAATCGCGCGCGCAAGATCCTGATCTGCAAGCCCTGGCGGCGCGCATGCTGCCGGTGGTGGACCAGCACCTGGACTCGGCGCAGGAGCTGCACAAGCACACCTCCATGGGGAGCAGCCGCACCCAGGGCAAGACGGGCTCGTCTGAGAAGCAAGAGTAA
- a CDS encoding OsmC family protein: MSTFVAKVVWVRDQQPFLDNRYSRAHRWEFDGGLAVPASSSPLSVPEPMSDPAALDPEEALVAAVSSCHMLFFLSLAAQAGFVVERYADNAQGVMEKNADGKMAMTRITLAPRIDFDGQAPSAGQLASIHHAAHDKCYIANSIKAEVVVAG; the protein is encoded by the coding sequence ATGTCGACCTTCGTGGCCAAAGTGGTGTGGGTGCGTGACCAGCAGCCTTTCCTTGACAACCGCTACAGCCGGGCGCACCGATGGGAGTTCGATGGCGGCCTGGCAGTGCCGGCATCGTCGTCGCCGCTGTCCGTCCCCGAGCCGATGTCCGATCCCGCCGCGCTCGATCCGGAAGAAGCGCTGGTAGCAGCGGTGTCGAGCTGCCACATGCTGTTCTTCCTGTCACTGGCCGCGCAGGCCGGCTTCGTGGTCGAGCGCTACGCCGACAATGCGCAGGGAGTGATGGAAAAGAACGCGGACGGCAAAATGGCGATGACCCGCATCACGCTCGCGCCCCGGATTGACTTTGATGGCCAGGCGCCGTCGGCCGGGCAGCTCGCATCGATCCATCATGCAGCGCATGACAAGTGCTACATCGCCAACTCCATCAAGGCCGAAGTGGTCGTGGCAGGCTAG